A genome region from Desulfosoma caldarium includes the following:
- a CDS encoding class II glutamine amidotransferase domain-containing protein, whose amino-acid sequence MCRLCALTSTEPLSPMKAIEALDVMREGHDGSGVGLFLSDLGGPWEELEGAPILSGTFTNEGLKRLDSFMMEIGFMTKYKLSIKTPKTAPPGVPKRDVYLIRAYELPEEWDHLPGDEIRNRLMQVRLQLRQMGEEKQDMIVFSFWPDCIMIKEIGDPMTVAEYLRLDRKELHARIILAQGRQNTNYAINLYACHPFFLQGIATMTNGENTAFVPIREFLSSRGFPGYMGYQSDSEVFTHIMHYMRHFLGLDVAYYKHIITPLQDEVLEKHSNGTFLKHLKRSCRRLIIDGPNCVIGCHPDKRVFMVQDRKKLRPGVVGGRPGLYAFSSELCGLDAMVPDRDKSKDIQPMHLDTVIVGPDRQEVRLCSQMDT is encoded by the coding sequence ATGTGTCGGCTATGTGCCTTGACCAGCACGGAACCTTTGTCCCCCATGAAGGCCATCGAAGCCTTGGATGTCATGCGCGAAGGCCATGACGGGTCTGGGGTGGGGCTCTTTTTGAGTGACCTGGGTGGGCCGTGGGAAGAATTGGAGGGCGCGCCCATTCTTTCCGGCACCTTCACCAACGAGGGGCTCAAGCGCCTGGACAGTTTCATGATGGAAATCGGCTTTATGACCAAATACAAGCTGTCCATCAAAACGCCCAAGACGGCGCCGCCCGGCGTGCCCAAACGCGACGTTTACCTTATTCGAGCCTACGAACTGCCCGAGGAATGGGATCATCTGCCGGGGGACGAAATCCGCAATCGCCTCATGCAGGTGCGGCTGCAGTTGCGTCAAATGGGTGAGGAAAAGCAAGATATGATCGTCTTCAGTTTCTGGCCCGATTGCATCATGATCAAGGAAATCGGCGATCCCATGACCGTGGCGGAATATCTGCGGCTGGACCGCAAAGAACTCCATGCGCGCATCATTCTAGCCCAAGGGCGCCAAAATACGAATTATGCCATCAATCTTTATGCGTGCCACCCTTTTTTCCTACAGGGCATTGCCACCATGACCAACGGGGAAAACACGGCTTTTGTGCCCATTCGCGAGTTCCTCTCATCGCGAGGTTTTCCCGGCTACATGGGGTATCAGTCCGATTCCGAGGTCTTCACGCACATCATGCACTATATGCGCCATTTCTTAGGGCTGGATGTGGCATACTACAAGCACATCATCACGCCGCTTCAAGATGAGGTCCTGGAAAAACATTCCAACGGCACCTTTTTGAAACACCTTAAGAGGTCCTGTCGGCGCCTGATCATCGATGGGCCCAACTGCGTTATCGGCTGCCATCCCGACAAGCGCGTCTTTATGGTGCAGGATCGAAAGAAACTGCGCCCCGGCGTCGTGGGTGGCAGGCCCGGCCTATACGCCTTTTCTTCGGAACTGTGCGGGTTGGACGCCATGGTTCCCGATCGGGACAAGTCCAAGGACATTCAACCCATGCACCTTGACACGGTGATCGTGGGACCGGATCGCCAGGAGGTTCGGCTATGCTCGCAGATGGATACATAA